One Thalassotalea hakodatensis DNA segment encodes these proteins:
- a CDS encoding GGDEF domain-containing response regulator, translating into MIKNNHRMELESFDLKVLIVDDEKANRKILKELLQEQAKIIFAKNGEQAIELAHKHTPDLMLLDVVMPDKSGFEVIETIKNDPVTMATSVIFITGLANCHDEERGFALGGCDYIYKPFNTNIVTARISTHLELIQQRKMLDTIAHIDALTGISNRRKLDKVLKSELAANKRDKKQLLVAMLDVDYFKPFNDNYGHGAGDIALKKVSVLLREVLKRPRDFVARYGGEEFTLILPDCDEHGAKQVLQNIFTALSDKAIQHEFSDVSDYLTMSVGAVLLNGDSLLSAKDVLVKADRLLYRAKNNGRNQTVLEII; encoded by the coding sequence ATGATAAAGAATAATCATCGTATGGAACTAGAAAGTTTTGACCTTAAAGTGTTAATTGTTGATGACGAAAAAGCTAACCGAAAAATATTAAAAGAGCTTTTGCAAGAACAAGCAAAAATTATCTTTGCTAAAAACGGTGAACAAGCCATTGAACTCGCACACAAGCATACGCCTGATTTAATGCTATTAGATGTTGTAATGCCCGATAAGTCAGGTTTTGAGGTCATTGAAACGATAAAAAATGATCCCGTTACCATGGCAACATCAGTGATATTTATCACTGGGCTTGCCAATTGCCATGATGAAGAAAGAGGCTTTGCTTTAGGGGGGTGTGATTATATCTATAAACCGTTTAATACTAATATAGTGACGGCACGTATTTCTACACACCTTGAATTAATTCAACAACGAAAAATGCTTGATACTATTGCTCATATTGATGCCTTAACGGGGATTTCAAACCGTAGGAAGCTTGATAAGGTATTAAAAAGTGAGTTAGCGGCGAATAAACGTGACAAAAAACAATTACTGGTAGCCATGCTTGATGTTGATTATTTTAAACCATTTAACGATAACTACGGGCATGGTGCAGGCGATATTGCTCTGAAAAAGGTGTCGGTATTGCTGCGTGAAGTGCTAAAAAGACCGAGAGACTTTGTGGCTCGCTACGGTGGAGAAGAGTTTACGCTTATATTACCTGATTGCGATGAGCATGGAGCAAAACAAGTACTACAGAATATTTTTACTGCGTTGTCAGATAAAGCTATTCAACACGAATTCTCTGATGTGTCTGACTATTTAACCATGAGTGTTGGTGCAGTATTGTTGAATGGTGATAGTTTACTTTCAGCTAAAGATGTCTTAGTAAAAGCAGATCGTTTACTATATCGGGCAAAAAATAATGGCCGTAATCAGACAGTTTTAGAAATAATATAG
- a CDS encoding response regulator: MIKLCLLAAYCFFLVFCNLSTAREDSINQLDLNFERFGTADGMSQTTVNDILQDSSGFLWVATDGNLNRYDGYIFKHYNFNNPRISVLHETIKGEIWAGSDGGLYHYIKKIDEFKKVGFSSSREGEIINSIASDSKGNLWVGTDNGLFLINNTNEVVRKYFTKHAVTSLLVDGEGNIWGAKQNRKALNSNLFLIEGNDTESTIAFETIFKINDVKQHTQKGLFIATTKGVFTFDSKSKVFQKIERLDGIENVNSLYFRNASELWIGTSNGGYKYQFQNNEILYFSHQQSKSRSLSHPEISLIKKGSNETLWFGTRAGGLNKLDLTLGQFKLVDKAKYNTLTSNVILGFEETAKNYYFATYGGGIYSIDKQSEVLTHLPINNKLGTLLTVSLLFSDDQKTLYIATADNGLFVVDLETEKIKHFKNKSTDSKTISHNVLTKLFIDNKKLLVGTMGGGLNILDLTDGNFENFLFDENIKSSISNNNIWDIKKIDEDTFWVATDSGVSVLNLSTSKFHPLVLSTSEKQNSFFNDLTVWAITEHQQQYWFATSFGLITFNSELDKFIVYDEKNGLANNNVYAVLPDKNGNLWISTNKGLSKFDMKRQVFKNYNQSDGVQGSEFNSLSYFKAKSGELFFGGVNGFNRFFPADIKDDTSLPKVVLTDFLVHNKHVEIQSSENKNEKKRNVNSAGFTIPSDINELERLKLTYDEKLVTFEFAALHFAAPMNNQYAYKLEGFDEQWIYTDAKNRRATYTSLPSGDYTLRVKASNGDGYWNETGKSLNITVLPPMWRTWWAYTIYLILIIGIIGLILYRQNYQRLKEHAINVQLKRADRLKDEFLANTSHELRTPLNGIIGLAESLIDGVSGQLPESANKNLAMVVASGKRLSNLVNDILDFSKLKNHTLKLNLTGVELHSLTDVVMTVSTPLIGDKNITLINRVSSELPIVNADENRLEQILYNLIGNAIKFTENGEVTIDAEQSGNVVKISVKDTGIGIAAEQLHLIFNSFEQLKGQTNRDHSGTGLGLTVTKQLVELHEGTISVTSELGKGSCFSFTLPIDNDHITDVTNIVKSTNQQKLNRLQHLDNEIEYISLDESELISQQNRQLNYQNYHILVVDDDPINRQVLLNHLNLKGYQLTEAASGKQALSLIEDATDSSEEKIRPFDLILLDIMMPKMSGYEVCNQIREWYSLNELPVIFLTAKNQVIDLVESFSVGGNDYLTKPISKHELLTRVENHLSLLDINRHLEYQVSSRTAELEKATQAKSEFLAKMSHEIRTPMNAIIGLSHLAFKTKLDNHQKDLIGKIQDASQALLALINDILDFSKIEAGKMTIESVVMNIEALIKKTANICALKAHSKGLELVVRIAPDVPKQIKSDPIRLQQILVNLASNAIKFTESGHVLIEVKSTENNTLEFSVSDTGIGLDENTMENLFTSFNQADTSITRRFGGTGLGLSICKQLTTLMGGKIWVDSQLGEGSTFGFTVHYEEVEQSELLAAQSLMIEGINVLVVDDNALCLNVLDALLKQFGCKITTTESAITALELIDNAILLEQPFDLVITDWRMPKMDGIELAHRINKLTEKHDIPAVLMVTAFDKNDAMTLSHEAGIDGFLEKPVDASLLLDAMMNALKLEQKHLEYHQVQKGILDLSHSRILLVEDNALNQQVVLGFLEETGVNIDIAENGQVAIDKLDSESYDLVFMDLQMPIMDGLTATKIIRANDQFSNLPIIAMTAHAMQEELDRCLEVGMNDYFTKPIDPNALYILLSKWLNNEAVSEQVTLIKSDETRQKITHQKRNTESEQTKEVSLLAEIEKLPSIDAKTAIKTMGGREHLYQKLVQQFAKNYSDTVDSLREIYKQQDYDTAYRVAHSLKSNANYIGALTLAKRATQLESQLKSDPESADLLVAETSIELNNVLIALKSLPVNLIAPEQSENSIVNVQYFHKQLNDLLSSIKTLVVEENAKAEDLLPRLLTLTKGSDYEQLAKKIADDIDDIEYAQAINNIEAILATITGANVSNNKNDKE; encoded by the coding sequence ATGATTAAACTTTGTTTATTAGCTGCTTATTGCTTCTTTCTTGTTTTTTGTAACTTATCTACTGCTAGAGAAGACAGCATTAACCAATTAGATCTTAATTTTGAACGGTTTGGTACTGCTGATGGCATGTCGCAAACAACTGTAAATGACATATTGCAGGATTCAAGTGGTTTTTTATGGGTAGCTACAGATGGGAATTTAAACCGATATGATGGCTATATTTTTAAACATTATAATTTTAATAATCCAAGAATATCTGTTTTACATGAAACAATCAAAGGTGAAATTTGGGCTGGCTCAGATGGAGGTTTGTATCATTATATTAAGAAAATTGATGAGTTTAAAAAAGTAGGATTTTCATCGTCTAGAGAAGGGGAAATAATTAACAGTATTGCTTCAGATTCGAAAGGGAATCTTTGGGTAGGTACTGATAACGGCTTGTTTTTAATTAATAATACAAATGAAGTTGTACGAAAATACTTTACTAAACATGCAGTCACCAGTTTACTAGTTGATGGTGAGGGTAATATTTGGGGAGCCAAGCAGAATCGAAAGGCACTTAATTCAAATTTATTTTTAATCGAGGGTAATGATACAGAATCTACTATTGCTTTTGAAACTATATTTAAAATTAACGATGTTAAGCAACACACTCAAAAGGGACTTTTTATTGCAACGACTAAAGGAGTGTTCACTTTTGATAGTAAATCAAAAGTGTTTCAAAAAATTGAAAGGTTAGATGGCATAGAAAATGTAAACTCATTGTATTTTCGTAATGCTTCAGAGTTATGGATTGGAACAAGTAATGGCGGTTATAAATACCAATTTCAAAATAATGAAATTTTATATTTCTCTCATCAGCAATCTAAATCTCGAAGTCTAAGCCATCCCGAAATTAGTTTGATTAAGAAGGGCAGTAACGAAACCTTGTGGTTTGGTACAAGAGCCGGAGGTTTGAACAAGCTTGATTTGACCTTAGGTCAGTTTAAGTTAGTTGATAAGGCCAAATATAATACACTTACGAGTAATGTTATTTTAGGGTTTGAGGAAACAGCAAAAAACTATTACTTTGCAACTTATGGGGGAGGTATTTACAGTATTGATAAACAATCTGAAGTATTAACACATTTGCCTATAAATAATAAACTAGGTACGTTATTAACTGTATCTCTATTATTCAGTGATGACCAAAAAACTCTTTACATAGCGACAGCGGATAATGGCTTATTTGTAGTTGATTTAGAAACAGAAAAAATTAAACATTTTAAAAACAAATCAACTGATTCAAAAACGATTAGCCATAATGTGTTGACTAAATTATTTATTGATAATAAAAAGTTGCTTGTGGGTACAATGGGTGGCGGTCTAAACATACTTGATTTGACAGATGGAAACTTTGAAAACTTTCTATTTGATGAAAATATAAAATCAAGTATTTCAAATAACAATATTTGGGATATAAAAAAGATTGATGAGGATACTTTTTGGGTTGCTACTGATTCTGGTGTTAGTGTTTTAAATTTAAGTACTTCTAAATTTCATCCTTTAGTTCTTTCTACAAGCGAAAAACAGAACAGTTTTTTTAACGACTTAACTGTATGGGCAATTACAGAGCATCAGCAACAATACTGGTTTGCTACTTCGTTTGGCTTGATTACTTTTAATTCTGAACTTGATAAATTTATTGTTTATGATGAAAAAAATGGTTTAGCAAATAATAATGTTTACGCAGTGTTACCAGATAAGAATGGGAATTTGTGGATAAGCACGAACAAAGGCCTATCGAAGTTTGATATGAAACGACAGGTTTTTAAAAACTATAATCAAAGTGATGGCGTCCAAGGCAGTGAGTTTAATTCTTTAAGTTATTTCAAAGCTAAATCAGGGGAGTTATTCTTTGGTGGCGTGAATGGTTTTAATCGTTTTTTCCCCGCTGACATTAAAGATGATACATCGTTACCTAAAGTTGTGTTGACTGATTTTTTAGTACATAACAAACATGTTGAAATTCAATCAAGTGAAAACAAAAATGAGAAAAAACGTAATGTGAATAGTGCTGGTTTCACGATTCCATCCGATATTAATGAATTAGAACGCTTAAAGTTAACATACGATGAAAAGCTGGTTACCTTTGAATTTGCCGCGCTGCATTTTGCAGCCCCAATGAATAATCAATACGCCTATAAGCTTGAAGGTTTTGATGAGCAATGGATTTATACCGATGCCAAAAATAGAAGGGCAACATATACCAGTTTACCCTCAGGTGATTATACATTACGTGTAAAGGCGAGCAATGGAGACGGGTACTGGAATGAAACCGGTAAATCACTCAATATAACTGTGCTACCACCAATGTGGCGGACCTGGTGGGCTTATACAATATATTTAATTTTGATCATCGGCATTATTGGATTGATCTTATATCGGCAAAATTATCAGCGATTAAAAGAGCACGCAATAAATGTGCAGTTAAAACGTGCGGACAGATTAAAGGATGAGTTTTTAGCGAATACATCTCATGAGTTACGTACCCCACTCAACGGGATTATTGGCTTAGCTGAATCATTAATTGATGGTGTTTCTGGGCAGTTGCCCGAATCTGCTAATAAAAACCTTGCTATGGTTGTTGCCAGTGGTAAGCGTTTATCAAATCTTGTTAATGACATTCTCGACTTTTCAAAATTAAAAAATCATACCTTAAAGCTGAATTTAACGGGAGTTGAGTTACATAGTTTAACTGACGTTGTAATGACGGTGTCTACTCCGTTAATAGGAGATAAAAACATTACACTTATTAACCGTGTATCTAGTGAACTTCCTATTGTTAATGCTGACGAGAACCGATTAGAACAAATTTTATATAACTTGATCGGTAATGCGATAAAATTTACCGAAAATGGTGAGGTAACTATTGATGCAGAACAAAGCGGTAATGTCGTTAAAATTTCGGTAAAAGACACTGGTATTGGTATAGCAGCAGAACAACTACATCTTATTTTTAACTCTTTTGAACAGTTAAAAGGCCAAACGAATAGAGATCATAGTGGGACAGGCTTAGGTTTAACCGTTACAAAACAACTTGTTGAATTACATGAAGGTACAATATCAGTAACCTCTGAATTGGGTAAAGGGAGTTGTTTTAGTTTTACCTTGCCAATTGATAATGACCATATTACTGATGTCACAAATATTGTTAAGTCGACGAATCAACAGAAGCTAAATCGTTTACAACACCTTGATAATGAAATTGAGTATATCAGCTTAGATGAAAGCGAGTTAATATCTCAGCAAAATAGGCAGCTAAATTACCAAAACTATCACATCTTAGTGGTAGATGATGATCCGATTAATCGTCAAGTGTTATTGAACCACTTAAATCTGAAAGGGTATCAGTTAACAGAAGCTGCCAGCGGCAAACAAGCATTGTCTTTAATTGAAGATGCTACAGATAGCAGCGAAGAAAAAATTCGACCTTTTGATTTAATATTACTCGATATTATGATGCCAAAAATGTCAGGCTATGAGGTATGTAATCAAATAAGAGAATGGTATTCGTTAAATGAATTACCCGTAATTTTTCTGACAGCAAAAAATCAGGTAATCGACTTAGTAGAAAGCTTTTCGGTTGGTGGTAATGATTATTTAACTAAACCTATTTCTAAACATGAACTATTAACCCGTGTTGAAAATCACTTAAGTTTACTTGATATCAACCGACATCTTGAGTATCAAGTGTCTAGCCGTACCGCTGAACTAGAAAAAGCGACACAGGCGAAAAGTGAATTTCTCGCTAAAATGAGCCATGAAATTCGCACTCCTATGAATGCTATTATCGGTTTAAGTCATTTAGCATTCAAAACCAAACTTGATAATCACCAGAAAGATTTAATTGGTAAAATTCAAGATGCCTCACAAGCGTTGCTTGCACTTATTAACGACATATTAGATTTTTCTAAGATTGAAGCAGGTAAAATGACCATAGAGTCAGTGGTGATGAATATAGAGGCGCTGATTAAAAAAACAGCTAACATATGTGCTTTAAAAGCACATAGCAAAGGGTTAGAGCTAGTGGTAAGAATTGCACCTGATGTACCTAAACAAATTAAATCTGATCCTATCAGGCTGCAACAGATATTGGTGAACCTTGCGAGTAATGCAATCAAATTTACTGAAAGTGGTCACGTATTAATTGAGGTTAAGTCTACCGAAAATAACACACTTGAATTTTCAGTGTCAGATACGGGGATAGGTTTAGATGAAAATACCATGGAAAACCTTTTTACCTCATTCAATCAAGCTGATACCTCTATAACCCGTCGCTTTGGTGGTACAGGGCTTGGTTTATCGATTTGTAAGCAACTGACCACGCTTATGGGGGGTAAAATATGGGTAGACAGCCAATTAGGGGAAGGGAGTACTTTTGGTTTTACGGTGCATTATGAAGAAGTCGAACAAAGTGAGTTACTTGCTGCACAATCGTTAATGATCGAGGGAATAAATGTATTGGTTGTTGATGATAATGCACTTTGTTTAAATGTGTTAGATGCTTTGTTAAAACAGTTTGGTTGCAAAATCACAACAACGGAAAGTGCTATAACAGCACTTGAGCTTATTGATAACGCAATATTACTTGAACAACCATTTGATTTAGTGATCACTGACTGGCGTATGCCCAAAATGGATGGTATTGAACTGGCGCATCGAATAAACAAATTAACTGAAAAGCATGATATACCAGCAGTATTAATGGTGACGGCATTCGACAAAAATGATGCAATGACTTTGTCGCATGAGGCTGGTATTGATGGCTTCTTAGAAAAGCCTGTTGATGCATCTTTATTATTAGATGCGATGATGAATGCATTAAAGCTTGAACAAAAACATTTAGAATATCATCAAGTACAAAAAGGTATTTTAGATTTATCTCATAGTCGTATACTGCTTGTTGAAGATAATGCTTTAAATCAACAAGTGGTTCTTGGATTTTTAGAAGAAACAGGTGTGAATATTGATATCGCAGAAAATGGACAAGTGGCGATTGATAAATTAGATAGTGAAAGCTACGACCTTGTGTTTATGGATTTACAAATGCCGATAATGGATGGGTTAACGGCAACAAAAATTATTCGTGCAAACGATCAATTTAGTAATTTACCTATCATTGCAATGACCGCCCATGCCATGCAAGAGGAATTAGATCGTTGTTTAGAAGTAGGGATGAATGATTATTTTACTAAACCGATAGATCCAAATGCTTTATATATCTTGTTATCAAAGTGGCTAAATAATGAAGCAGTGAGTGAACAAGTAACACTGATAAAAAGCGATGAAACGCGACAGAAAATCACCCATCAAAAGCGAAATACAGAATCAGAGCAAACGAAGGAAGTGTCTCTGTTAGCAGAGATAGAAAAGCTCCCGAGTATTGATGCTAAAACAGCGATTAAAACTATGGGGGGGCGTGAGCATTTATATCAAAAGTTAGTACAGCAATTTGCTAAAAATTACTCTGATACAGTAGATTCTCTACGTGAAATATACAAGCAACAAGATTATGATACTGCTTATAGGGTCGCACACTCTTTAAAGTCTAATGCAAATTATATTGGTGCATTAACGTTGGCAAAGCGGGCTACTCAGCTTGAATCTCAACTTAAAAGTGACCCAGAATCGGCTGATTTACTGGTTGCTGAAACATCGATTGAATTGAATAATGTGTTAATCGCGCTAAAGAGTTTACCGGTTAACTTAATAGCACCTGAGCAATCAGAAAATTCAATTGTTAATGTTCAGTATTTTCATAAACAGTTAAACGACCTGCTATCGTCTATTAAGACCTTAGTTGTTGAAGAGAATGCTAAGGCTGAAGATTTATTACCACGACTGTTAACATTGACCAAAGGCTCTGATTATGAGCAATTAGCCAAAAAAATAGCAGATGACATTGATGACATTGAATATGCACAAGCAATTAATAATATAGAGGCGATATTAGCAACAATAACTGGCGCTAATGTTTCAAATAATAAAAATGATAAAGAATAA
- a CDS encoding iron-containing redox enzyme family protein, translating to MAKNLSNFERLEKSLSFMENRACVANENYTTHSHSVNACIEQAYSSYRISNASINLMQEALNESLKKMHDPVYQLLAGYMKKHIPEETGHDEWFLEDLAVMGVSQAEAEDRIPSLNITTFIGSQYFLIKHVDPVAIMGYLACTETHPPTVDYVNELVERSRLPKEAFNALMHHAILDVQHKQDIIETINNMPLSEKQYKVLELSAFQTYRYVANIMDDASKAAQATSA from the coding sequence ATGGCTAAAAATCTTTCAAATTTTGAAAGGCTTGAAAAAAGCCTTTCTTTCATGGAAAACAGAGCTTGTGTCGCCAATGAAAACTATACTACTCACTCTCACTCAGTCAATGCATGCATAGAACAAGCATATTCAAGTTATCGAATTTCTAATGCCTCCATTAATCTAATGCAAGAAGCATTAAATGAATCCTTAAAGAAAATGCACGACCCTGTTTATCAATTACTTGCTGGTTATATGAAGAAACATATTCCGGAAGAAACTGGGCATGATGAGTGGTTTTTAGAAGATTTGGCCGTCATGGGTGTTAGCCAAGCAGAAGCGGAAGATCGAATTCCATCTCTCAATATAACCACATTTATCGGTTCTCAATACTTTCTAATAAAGCATGTTGATCCTGTTGCTATTATGGGATATTTGGCTTGCACAGAAACACACCCGCCGACGGTGGACTACGTTAACGAGCTGGTAGAGCGCTCAAGATTACCTAAAGAAGCATTTAATGCATTGATGCACCATGCAATTTTAGATGTGCAACACAAACAAGATATTATAGAAACAATTAATAACATGCCTTTATCAGAAAAACAGTACAAAGTGCTTGAGCTCAGCGCTTTTCAAACTTATCGATATGTAGCTAATATTATGGATGATGCAAGTAAAGCAGCACAAGCAACTTCAGCCTAA
- a CDS encoding pyridoxal-phosphate-dependent aminotransferase family protein, with protein MTYSSFIPPQRILMGPGPSDVSPQVLSALARPTIGHLDPLFVGMMDEVKSLLQYAFQTSNEMTLALSAPGSAGMEACFVNLITPDDTVVVCQNGVFGSRMSENVKRIGAKLVLIEGEWGRAVDPESLDATLLQHPEAKFVAFVHAETSTGARSDAKVLCEIAQQYNCLTIVDAVTSLGGCELKVDEWGIDAIYSGSQKCLSCVPGISPISFSEKAIEVIKHRKIPIQSWFLDQSLVMGYWSGKGKRAYHHTAPVNSLYALHEALLSLKREGLENAWKRHQEMHDLLAKGLAELGLDFVVPENERLAQLNTVYIPQGINDEEVRRYLLNEYNLEIGAGLGKFAGKAWRIGLMGYGARKENIALCLAALKEVLATTS; from the coding sequence ATGACTTATTCTTCGTTTATTCCGCCACAGCGAATTTTAATGGGCCCAGGCCCCTCAGATGTTAGTCCACAAGTACTTTCAGCCCTTGCACGACCTACTATCGGGCATTTAGACCCTTTATTTGTTGGTATGATGGATGAAGTAAAAAGTTTATTGCAATATGCCTTTCAAACCTCGAATGAAATGACCTTGGCTTTGTCAGCACCTGGCTCTGCCGGTATGGAAGCTTGCTTTGTTAATTTAATTACACCTGATGACACGGTAGTGGTTTGCCAAAACGGTGTATTCGGTTCCAGAATGTCAGAGAATGTGAAACGTATCGGGGCAAAGTTAGTGCTCATTGAAGGGGAATGGGGAAGAGCGGTTGATCCTGAATCACTTGATGCCACACTTTTACAACATCCGGAGGCAAAATTTGTCGCTTTTGTACATGCTGAAACATCAACAGGGGCACGTTCAGACGCTAAAGTACTGTGCGAAATTGCTCAACAATATAATTGTTTAACCATTGTTGATGCCGTAACGTCGCTTGGTGGTTGTGAGCTAAAAGTTGATGAATGGGGAATCGATGCTATTTATTCCGGTAGCCAAAAATGCTTATCTTGTGTACCGGGCATTTCACCGATTAGTTTTAGCGAAAAGGCGATTGAAGTGATTAAACATCGAAAAATACCGATACAAAGTTGGTTTCTTGACCAATCACTGGTGATGGGGTATTGGTCAGGAAAAGGCAAACGTGCCTATCACCATACAGCGCCGGTAAATTCATTGTACGCATTACATGAAGCATTGCTGTCGTTAAAAAGAGAAGGATTAGAAAATGCATGGAAGCGTCATCAAGAAATGCATGATTTATTAGCCAAGGGTTTGGCTGAATTAGGTTTAGATTTTGTTGTTCCTGAGAACGAACGATTGGCTCAACTTAATACGGTGTATATTCCTCAAGGGATAAATGATGAAGAAGTGCGACGTTATTTACTTAATGAATACAACTTGGAAATAGGCGCAGGGCTTGGAAAGTTTGCTGGCAAAGCGTGGCGAATTGGTTTAATGGGCTATGGGGCACGAAAAGAAAATATTGCTTTGTGCTTAGCTGCGCTTAAAGAGGTCTTAGCTACTACATCTTAG
- a CDS encoding YaeQ family protein encodes MALKSIIYKTTIHLSDMDRHYYDTLNLTIAQHPSETMLRMSARILAYILNADPALTFGKGVSDEDEPALWQQTLTEDITLWVELGQPDEKRIKRASNKAESVIIYGYHSPFDVWWQQQEKKLTLFKNLQITRFDYDALARFSELIERTTEIQASIQDGQLWLTIGDESLLIEHQTLQTNRT; translated from the coding sequence ATGGCGCTTAAATCAATTATTTACAAAACAACCATCCACTTATCTGACATGGATCGTCATTACTACGACACCCTAAACTTAACTATTGCTCAGCACCCTTCAGAAACAATGCTTCGTATGAGCGCAAGAATACTTGCTTATATTTTAAATGCCGACCCAGCACTTACTTTTGGCAAAGGAGTGAGTGATGAAGATGAACCTGCTTTATGGCAACAAACGCTAACCGAAGATATTACCTTATGGGTTGAACTTGGCCAACCCGATGAAAAGCGGATAAAGCGTGCTAGCAATAAAGCTGAATCGGTAATAATTTATGGTTACCATTCACCGTTCGATGTTTGGTGGCAACAACAAGAAAAAAAGCTGACACTGTTTAAAAACCTACAAATAACACGGTTTGACTACGATGCTTTAGCCAGGTTTTCTGAATTAATTGAACGTACAACGGAAATCCAAGCAAGTATTCAAGATGGCCAATTATGGCTTACTATTGGCGATGAAAGTCTGCTTATTGAACACCAAACGTTACAAACAAATCGCACTTAG
- a CDS encoding M28 family peptidase, producing the protein MITITKSALALAASVALSSTVSFATQADNTSFNTITKDITFLASDELKGRGNFSKEIDQAANYISQRFSEIGLVPMQGENTFKQSFTVTTIKPKSIAVTLNGNTIESAQLGLASTIEKIQWQNTDDFTLHTVGKNDNMSQVISGINQQGGKHLVLINPAHKKLFARYSGYFARGLNKLSLEHQGAIVMIMTEDSAIDAISISADTSITGQTLTNVVGVLPGKQQKDEIVLYSAHYDHLGASQSGEGDVIYNGADDDASGTTAVINLAEYFTHKGDNARTLIFSAFTAEEIGGFGSQYFSKQLNPDDVVAMINIEMIGKPSKFGAGNVWMTGMDRSSLGEELNKALAGKDFEIYKDPYPKQNLFYRSDNATLARLGVPAHSFSSTQLDKDQHYHKVTDDLASLDLTSMHQVIESLSIATQGLVDGKITPTRVDVNKVKSRGKIY; encoded by the coding sequence ATGATAACAATAACAAAAAGTGCGCTAGCTCTCGCTGCCTCGGTTGCATTGAGTTCAACTGTCAGCTTTGCCACACAGGCTGACAACACGTCATTTAACACAATAACGAAAGACATAACTTTTTTAGCGAGTGATGAATTAAAGGGTAGAGGTAATTTCAGCAAAGAAATAGATCAAGCGGCTAATTACATTAGCCAACGTTTCAGTGAGATTGGTTTAGTACCGATGCAAGGTGAGAATACCTTTAAACAGTCCTTTACAGTAACAACAATAAAGCCAAAATCTATCGCTGTTACCTTAAATGGCAATACTATTGAATCAGCCCAACTTGGTTTGGCCAGCACTATTGAAAAAATTCAGTGGCAAAACACTGATGACTTTACTCTTCATACAGTCGGCAAAAACGATAATATGAGTCAAGTTATTAGCGGTATCAATCAACAAGGTGGTAAACACCTCGTGTTAATTAACCCTGCTCATAAAAAGCTATTCGCGAGGTACAGCGGTTATTTTGCAAGAGGGCTAAATAAGCTATCTCTTGAACACCAAGGTGCAATAGTGATGATCATGACAGAAGATTCAGCAATCGACGCTATAAGCATAAGTGCAGACACCAGCATTACCGGACAAACATTAACCAATGTTGTAGGTGTGTTACCTGGGAAGCAACAAAAAGATGAAATTGTTCTGTATTCAGCACATTACGATCACTTAGGCGCATCACAAAGCGGAGAAGGTGATGTGATCTACAATGGTGCGGATGATGACGCATCAGGCACAACAGCAGTGATAAACCTTGCTGAATATTTTACTCACAAAGGTGATAACGCAAGAACATTAATATTTTCTGCCTTTACTGCGGAAGAAATTGGAGGTTTTGGCTCTCAATACTTTTCTAAGCAACTAAACCCTGATGACGTTGTCGCGATGATCAACATTGAAATGATTGGTAAACCTTCTAAATTTGGCGCAGGCAATGTGTGGATGACCGGTATGGATCGCTCTTCATTAGGTGAAGAACTCAATAAAGCACTAGCTGGTAAAGATTTTGAAATTTACAAAGACCCATACCCTAAGCAAAATTTATTTTATCGTTCTGACAACGCAACCTTAGCGCGTTTAGGTGTACCTGCACATAGTTTTAGTAGTACACAACTAGATAAAGATCAGCATTATCATAAAGTGACAGATGATTTAGCGAGTTTAGATTTAACCTCAATGCATCAAGTGATTGAAAGCTTATCAATTGCGACGCAAGGCCTAGTCGATGGTAAAATCACCCCCACTCGTGTTGATGTAAATAAAGTGAAAAGTCGCGGTAAAATTTATTAA